From the Pontiella agarivorans genome, one window contains:
- a CDS encoding glycoside hydrolase family 2 TIM barrel-domain containing protein: MKLSVINAVAVIASWAGASEIWRDPTVFRVNKEKAHAEFTVYANRADALKPLDLSNPWNSEFYRSLNGEWDFNWYKQVDAVPKGWNQPEASLKDWTSIPVPGTWQRAGFDRFYYLNIFIPFEFDWSTGERAPGFRDDEIEQSKAAGFIPDDAQRVGVYRKWVELSEEDLERRVLLRIGAVEAGVQLYVNGAVVGYSQDSLTPAEFDISNWVKPGRNLIALKVFRWTDGSYMEVQDMIRFAGIYRDVFLKFEPKQRIHDIQFTGTPDASLKKIHADYAVDVFNDSATEIKKARLRFELLENGSAEPVRTWSEKIAVLPANGRVTVSGDLTLKKMKLWSPDLPNLYTLLVSLEADGVTEQIARIDTGFRRFENINGNLHLNGKRFHIRGVNRHDHHPKYGRHVPLANMIRDIELMKQHNINTVRTSHYPNDERWYYLCNRYGIALIDEANVESHAFADVPGNRPQWTAAAVDRVENMIERDKNNPSVLIWSLGNEQGWGWTAAFEAQYNRAKELDPGRLVMCDRANRQDPKNPQFNSEPILEKPDTVTPMYRAISNMEKYLANRDVDQRPFFMCEYRHAMGNSVGALKEVWDMVYANETNGLNGGCIWDWIDQGVEARAADGTVYYQYGGDWGDKKSFKNFSLNGLILADQSWTPKLEEVKKCYEPFAVKAVSPDEGSFTVLNRLNQQNLNHFMLKWEVRENGIVVESGEMDAPDAAPRETGEFSIPFTADKLNAGKENILRISFHLKSDMRWAKKGHEICFSEFTLPGTRRFSVQKTGPKPTVQKTAESITVTAANGTSIAFDTVSGMVTSLKAGKTELLAATPRERLFDHTQAWIDNLTYRNKKGQPPRLDAYWKQDLEHIARQGKAKIHVTEENGTVVVRIENTFMSKKKAGFEERQTWTVYGSGAIELAESVNASGKLPPDTWVARIGLRMPLRPSLTQLEYYGLGPHGNYPDRSYGAWTGIHTSTVMDHYIPYPKPQDHGNREQVRWMVLADAAGNGLKVLAPQPLSMSALPYTQDELSAAKHTVELPKKPTTTELRIAAKVSGIGNGSCGPLTDEEYRTTAEPTEYRVFFVPFEK, encoded by the coding sequence ATGAAATTATCAGTGATCAATGCCGTTGCCGTCATCGCGAGTTGGGCCGGCGCTTCGGAAATCTGGAGGGACCCGACGGTCTTTCGGGTTAATAAAGAAAAGGCGCATGCCGAATTTACGGTCTATGCCAATCGGGCCGATGCCCTGAAGCCTCTGGATCTTTCCAATCCCTGGAACAGTGAATTCTATCGCAGTCTGAATGGGGAATGGGATTTTAACTGGTACAAACAGGTCGATGCGGTTCCGAAGGGCTGGAACCAGCCTGAAGCTTCGCTGAAAGACTGGACCTCTATTCCGGTCCCCGGCACCTGGCAGCGTGCGGGCTTTGATCGATTTTATTATCTTAATATCTTCATTCCCTTTGAGTTCGACTGGTCAACCGGAGAGCGTGCCCCCGGCTTCCGCGATGACGAAATTGAGCAGTCTAAAGCAGCCGGATTTATTCCGGATGATGCCCAGCGCGTCGGGGTTTACCGGAAATGGGTGGAATTGTCCGAAGAGGATCTGGAGCGCCGCGTGCTTCTGCGTATCGGCGCGGTTGAAGCGGGGGTTCAGCTTTATGTAAACGGAGCGGTTGTCGGGTACAGCCAGGACAGCCTGACTCCGGCTGAATTCGATATTTCCAACTGGGTCAAGCCCGGCAGGAATCTAATTGCCCTCAAGGTGTTCCGCTGGACGGACGGAAGTTATATGGAGGTGCAGGATATGATCCGCTTTGCGGGAATTTATCGTGATGTCTTCCTTAAATTCGAGCCGAAGCAGCGTATTCACGATATTCAATTTACCGGCACACCCGATGCCTCGCTTAAAAAAATACATGCTGATTATGCGGTGGATGTTTTCAATGATTCCGCAACAGAAATCAAGAAAGCCCGGCTGCGCTTCGAACTGTTGGAAAACGGTTCGGCTGAACCGGTCAGAACATGGTCTGAAAAAATTGCAGTTCTTCCGGCGAACGGCCGTGTTACGGTCTCCGGCGATCTGACTTTGAAAAAAATGAAGCTTTGGAGTCCGGACCTGCCGAATCTTTACACCCTGCTGGTTTCTCTGGAAGCCGATGGCGTCACCGAGCAGATTGCGCGGATTGATACCGGTTTCCGCCGCTTTGAAAATATTAACGGAAACCTGCACCTGAATGGTAAACGTTTTCATATCCGCGGTGTAAACCGGCACGACCATCATCCGAAATACGGACGTCATGTTCCGTTGGCGAATATGATTCGCGATATTGAACTGATGAAGCAGCATAACATCAATACCGTGCGCACGTCGCATTATCCGAACGATGAACGCTGGTATTATCTCTGCAATCGGTACGGGATTGCCCTGATTGATGAAGCGAATGTGGAATCGCATGCATTTGCCGATGTTCCGGGCAACCGCCCGCAGTGGACTGCGGCTGCAGTCGACCGGGTTGAAAATATGATTGAGCGCGATAAAAACAATCCGTCCGTTCTGATCTGGTCGCTGGGTAATGAACAGGGGTGGGGCTGGACCGCCGCGTTCGAGGCACAGTATAACCGTGCCAAAGAACTGGATCCGGGCCGTCTGGTGATGTGCGATCGAGCGAACCGGCAGGATCCTAAAAATCCGCAGTTTAACAGTGAGCCGATTCTTGAAAAACCGGACACCGTTACTCCGATGTATCGTGCGATCAGCAATATGGAAAAATATCTCGCCAACCGTGATGTTGATCAGCGTCCGTTCTTCATGTGCGAATATCGTCACGCCATGGGCAATTCGGTCGGGGCACTGAAAGAAGTGTGGGATATGGTTTATGCCAATGAAACAAACGGCCTGAACGGCGGATGTATTTGGGACTGGATCGACCAAGGGGTTGAGGCCCGCGCCGCAGATGGGACCGTTTATTATCAGTACGGCGGAGACTGGGGCGATAAGAAATCGTTCAAGAATTTCTCCCTGAACGGCCTGATTCTTGCGGATCAAAGCTGGACACCGAAACTTGAAGAAGTGAAAAAATGCTACGAACCGTTTGCTGTGAAAGCTGTTTCGCCGGACGAGGGAAGTTTTACGGTGTTGAACCGTTTGAATCAGCAGAATCTCAACCATTTTATGCTGAAATGGGAAGTGCGTGAAAACGGTATCGTGGTCGAATCCGGGGAGATGGATGCTCCGGATGCAGCTCCGCGGGAAACCGGCGAGTTCTCAATTCCTTTTACGGCGGATAAACTCAACGCCGGAAAAGAAAATATCCTGCGTATATCGTTTCACTTGAAGAGCGATATGCGCTGGGCGAAGAAAGGCCATGAGATCTGTTTTTCTGAATTCACATTGCCGGGAACCCGCCGTTTTTCAGTGCAGAAGACGGGGCCGAAACCGACGGTACAGAAAACGGCGGAATCCATTACTGTGACGGCCGCAAACGGTACATCGATTGCTTTCGATACCGTGAGTGGAATGGTGACTTCGCTAAAAGCGGGGAAGACGGAATTGCTGGCGGCCACACCGCGTGAGCGTCTGTTTGATCATACACAGGCCTGGATTGATAATCTGACTTACCGCAACAAAAAAGGACAGCCGCCGCGGCTGGATGCCTATTGGAAACAGGATCTGGAACATATCGCACGTCAGGGCAAAGCGAAGATTCATGTTACGGAAGAAAACGGTACGGTTGTGGTCCGTATTGAGAATACCTTTATGAGTAAGAAAAAGGCCGGGTTCGAAGAGCGCCAAACGTGGACCGTTTATGGTTCCGGTGCTATTGAGCTGGCGGAATCCGTGAACGCATCGGGCAAACTCCCGCCGGACACATGGGTGGCCCGTATCGGACTGCGCATGCCGTTGCGTCCATCGCTGACTCAACTCGAATATTATGGTCTCGGACCGCACGGAAACTATCCGGACCGCTCCTATGGCGCGTGGACCGGAATTCATACATCGACTGTGATGGACCACTATATTCCGTATCCGAAACCGCAGGATCACGGCAACCGTGAGCAGGTACGCTGGATGGTGTTGGCGGACGCGGCAGGTAACGGCCTCAAAGTACTGGCACCTCAGCCGCTTTCGATGAGTGCTCTGCCTTATACGCAGGACGAACTGTCTGCGGCCAAGCACACGGTTGAGCTGCCGAAAAAGCCCACCACGACGGAGCTTCGTATTGCCGCCAAAGTATCCGGTATCGGTAACGGTTCCTGTGGTCCGCTTACGGATGAGGAATACCGAACGACTGCGGAACCAACGGAATATCGTGTGTTTTTTGTTCCGTTTGAAAAATAG
- a CDS encoding glycoside hydrolase family 127 protein: MKNEILTLCVLVAAGTAVAQQQGIINNAESKNVKLKSVNLGDCQWTEGFWADKFKLCEEVMVPHMGSLLKGDVGFAYDNFKAAAGLKEGKHRGMKWHDGDFYKWMEASMYVYAINKDPEILAELDEIIDVIGKAQADDGYLSTQTQLTMETKGKQERWSNRQLHELYNSGHLLTSACIHHRVTGKTNFLDIAIKHADYLCKTFMPCPKELERFGFNQTQIMGLAELYRETGNKQYLTLAEQFINRRGTSGMEPAPFANYKNIGDMVQERTALRKAKEAAGHAVLALYYYAGAADVYAETGEQALIDALDRMWDSVVNHKMYVTGACGQAHHGVSSKGDMVHEAFIQDYMMPNTTAYNETCANICNAMFSYRMLGIHGESKYADIMELVLFNSALSGISLEGTHYFYTNPLRRTSDDKMGITDYEERVPYIPCFCCPPNLVRTIAKVSGWAYSLAPNGIAVNLYGGNKLDTKLIDGSTLKLTQDSRYPWDGDVVITVEACKTAPFDIMIRIPDWAEGSTLLVNGKKTDAEVKTGTYAVINRAWSAGDVITLSMPLEAKLLVGNPKIEETRNQAAVKRGPVVYCMETPDLPEGASILDVYLPSNIKLKPSHDERLSDNATTLRGTVMLYDDQQEEMYRTLERKPKMKKIKTQFVPYYAWSNRGKAEMSVWLPLIWE; encoded by the coding sequence ATGAAAAACGAGATTCTTACACTATGTGTACTTGTCGCAGCCGGAACGGCTGTTGCACAGCAACAGGGCATTATCAACAATGCGGAAAGTAAAAATGTTAAATTAAAAAGTGTCAATTTAGGCGACTGCCAATGGACCGAAGGGTTCTGGGCCGATAAGTTTAAGCTCTGCGAAGAAGTTATGGTTCCGCATATGGGCAGTCTGCTGAAAGGGGATGTCGGATTTGCCTATGACAATTTCAAGGCGGCCGCCGGTCTTAAAGAGGGTAAACATCGCGGCATGAAGTGGCATGATGGCGATTTCTATAAATGGATGGAAGCATCCATGTATGTCTATGCCATCAATAAAGATCCAGAGATTCTCGCTGAGCTCGATGAAATCATCGATGTGATCGGAAAAGCGCAGGCGGACGACGGATATCTTTCGACACAGACGCAGCTCACCATGGAGACAAAAGGGAAACAGGAGCGGTGGAGCAACCGGCAGCTGCATGAATTGTACAACTCGGGCCATCTGCTGACCAGTGCCTGTATTCATCACCGCGTTACCGGAAAAACCAATTTTCTGGACATCGCGATCAAGCATGCCGACTATCTCTGCAAAACCTTCATGCCTTGTCCGAAAGAGCTGGAACGCTTCGGTTTCAATCAGACTCAGATTATGGGATTGGCGGAGCTGTATCGTGAGACCGGAAATAAACAATATCTGACCCTCGCCGAGCAGTTCATCAACCGCCGCGGGACGTCGGGTATGGAACCTGCGCCGTTCGCGAATTACAAAAATATTGGCGATATGGTTCAGGAGCGCACGGCATTACGCAAAGCCAAGGAGGCCGCCGGTCATGCTGTGCTGGCGCTGTATTATTATGCCGGTGCTGCGGATGTTTATGCGGAAACCGGGGAACAGGCATTGATCGATGCGCTCGACCGTATGTGGGACAGTGTCGTGAATCATAAAATGTATGTCACCGGCGCCTGCGGTCAGGCCCATCATGGTGTTTCTTCGAAAGGCGACATGGTTCACGAGGCCTTTATTCAGGATTATATGATGCCAAATACGACGGCTTATAATGAAACCTGTGCGAATATCTGCAATGCCATGTTCAGCTATCGCATGCTCGGCATTCATGGGGAATCCAAATATGCCGACATCATGGAACTGGTGCTTTTCAACTCGGCGCTGTCCGGAATAAGTCTGGAGGGTACGCACTATTTCTATACTAATCCGCTGCGCCGGACATCAGATGATAAAATGGGGATAACGGATTATGAAGAGCGTGTGCCGTATATTCCGTGTTTCTGCTGTCCGCCGAACCTTGTTCGTACCATCGCTAAAGTGTCCGGTTGGGCCTACAGTCTCGCGCCGAACGGGATTGCAGTGAACCTGTATGGCGGAAATAAGCTGGACACGAAACTGATCGACGGATCAACCCTGAAGCTTACACAGGATTCTCGCTATCCGTGGGACGGAGACGTCGTCATCACCGTCGAAGCCTGTAAAACAGCCCCGTTCGATATCATGATTCGTATTCCGGACTGGGCGGAGGGATCGACTCTTCTGGTGAACGGGAAAAAGACCGATGCTGAAGTGAAGACGGGAACGTATGCGGTGATTAACCGGGCCTGGTCGGCTGGTGATGTCATTACACTGAGTATGCCGTTGGAAGCCAAATTGCTGGTGGGGAATCCGAAGATTGAGGAAACCCGCAACCAGGCCGCAGTTAAACGCGGTCCGGTCGTTTACTGTATGGAAACTCCGGATCTGCCGGAAGGCGCCTCCATTCTGGATGTATACCTGCCTTCCAATATTAAGTTGAAGCCGTCGCACGATGAGAGACTGAGTGACAATGCGACAACACTCCGCGGCACCGTTATGCTGTATGATGATCAGCAGGAGGAGATGTACCGTACGCTTGAGCGCAAGCCGAAGATGAAAAAAATCAAGACACAGTTTGTCCCGTATTATGCCTGGAGCAACCGAGGAAAAGCGGAAATGAGTGTCTGGCTGCCGCTCATCTGGGAGTAA
- a CDS encoding Ig-like domain-containing protein, with protein sequence MNIKIIGIGISVLCANWSFATLLVNGNMSSNDYATGGNNISFQDVDQGWAVKSKSNLDFDANPGKMTWVGPTATLLEDALSQVCSVGNASGDTLTLSFDWTAGSGATSTNVSLEYQVVAWTTNSVPGATDVMMNNINGNTKKVTAVGGGNVYDLLNDGVSSSGTSTFSFDTFDGIAGSNVSASIVIDLSDDSVTNINDYDFIGVRFHIAGDNSDLSATNSTLDNVELTVSGPTNTLFPPRTGFYTDYIDLVSDTVDLVADYGADGSDGNDDSAALQAAIDDMTLLPRGGKIIIPSGTFYFMGVFLKNNVHLEVDPEATLIYQDPSSGGTMFSMGLSGKNEEALVVISNVSMRASSGRYTVDMTEVAPNPTTKAAFVNCKNVSNFMVADANIKENYTRLSSITLNLASHNGEYFRPRNGLVKNIDNQQGHFGYGLVQCQVGYNIMFTNLTGTGGVILRLESGADEVAAAPQSVNIDQIFARDISVTNGHYALMMGPHTRENGHVDADGIYAVGSLRAVTCGGGYATDEETALGQTPGHFADSSIVRNVHAVYGATTAQHKTKNFHAVPCQLRDNISTNPFPYDTIAQEIYPGPSIAAARNSDPDITFTNVTQSGFEYQPTALMSGEPWEELLAKKADLYSGCNAIPVDGVTLSQTGLSVYVATRATLSATVSPANATDQTVNWISDDPEVAIVSEDGVVTGVGPGTCTITARSVDWGWFDTCSVTVSGGGGGSWAQVSSNDFESGWGDWVSGGADAMMYTNIPLSAETYYAWADQCVNLRDDTASSHVLLNNRLDVTGYSDLRVDLSLVSLGFTSGEALYLDFSHDGGTNWTEAGAFVHGADFNNNIREELRFSVNSGTFGFTDDVKLRLRSGGADSTHQLYIDNVTVSGKDGSWIELLDDDFKSGFGNWVSGGEDATLYENIVATYHAVDSKCINLQDNTSTSHMRLSNPLNLTHAAALKLDFLMQSSGFGKSHELLVEFSDDDGITWTAAKNYLYDFEFENGEREAFSLILDDENFNFTSNANIRIRCNAANDNDDVYVDHVVISTFTPSGWGQYLHDHGLSGLSTNDTDNDGASDIYEYALGGNPTNDTDTGTAPSVIYHPDNTVSYSHLEVTGSNPGITYISEWTDDLVTGGWSNSWDAVNSTDSADPDYRRIEREIDGDSHEHLFFRLQIAQP encoded by the coding sequence GTGAATATTAAAATTATCGGTATTGGGATCAGTGTTTTATGCGCAAACTGGTCTTTTGCAACGTTGCTCGTAAACGGGAATATGTCATCGAACGATTATGCAACCGGGGGAAATAATATATCCTTTCAGGATGTTGACCAGGGCTGGGCGGTTAAATCAAAAAGCAATCTGGATTTTGATGCAAATCCCGGGAAAATGACCTGGGTCGGTCCCACAGCGACGTTGCTTGAGGATGCATTGAGTCAGGTCTGTTCCGTAGGTAATGCTTCGGGAGATACATTGACACTTTCATTCGACTGGACGGCGGGATCGGGGGCGACCTCCACCAATGTCTCTCTGGAATACCAGGTCGTTGCCTGGACTACAAACTCCGTTCCCGGAGCAACGGATGTCATGATGAATAATATTAATGGCAACACCAAAAAGGTAACCGCTGTGGGGGGAGGGAACGTTTATGATCTGTTGAATGACGGGGTGTCGAGTTCGGGGACTTCAACATTCAGCTTTGATACCTTCGATGGAATTGCAGGTTCGAATGTGTCTGCGTCGATCGTTATCGATCTCAGTGATGATAGCGTCACCAATATAAACGATTATGATTTTATCGGTGTCCGTTTTCATATCGCAGGCGATAATTCTGACCTGAGTGCTACAAACAGTACACTTGATAATGTAGAACTTACCGTTTCAGGCCCAACCAATACGTTGTTTCCACCCCGAACCGGGTTCTATACCGATTATATCGATCTCGTGAGCGACACGGTGGATCTGGTGGCGGACTACGGGGCCGACGGTTCCGATGGCAACGATGATTCTGCCGCGCTGCAAGCGGCCATTGATGACATGACCCTGTTGCCGAGGGGCGGGAAAATTATCATCCCGAGCGGAACCTTCTACTTTATGGGGGTATTTCTTAAAAACAATGTCCATCTGGAAGTGGACCCGGAGGCCACGTTGATCTATCAGGATCCATCATCCGGCGGAACCATGTTCAGTATGGGGCTGTCCGGAAAAAATGAAGAAGCTCTGGTGGTCATATCAAACGTCAGTATGCGGGCTTCTTCCGGTCGGTATACTGTGGATATGACTGAAGTGGCACCTAATCCAACGACCAAGGCGGCATTTGTTAACTGTAAGAATGTCAGCAATTTCATGGTGGCCGACGCTAATATTAAAGAAAACTATACGAGACTGTCCTCGATCACCCTGAATCTGGCCTCGCACAACGGGGAATACTTTCGGCCCCGCAACGGTCTGGTCAAAAATATCGATAATCAGCAAGGTCACTTTGGATACGGGCTTGTTCAATGTCAGGTGGGATACAACATTATGTTCACGAATCTGACAGGAACGGGCGGGGTGATACTTCGACTTGAATCAGGAGCTGATGAGGTTGCCGCCGCGCCGCAGTCCGTTAATATCGATCAGATTTTTGCCCGGGATATTTCCGTCACCAACGGACACTATGCCCTTATGATGGGGCCGCATACGCGGGAGAATGGTCATGTGGATGCAGATGGAATCTATGCGGTTGGTTCGTTAAGAGCGGTTACCTGCGGCGGAGGATATGCCACGGATGAAGAAACTGCACTGGGTCAGACCCCCGGACATTTTGCGGATTCTTCGATTGTCAGAAATGTGCATGCGGTATATGGAGCGACAACCGCGCAGCATAAAACAAAGAATTTTCATGCTGTTCCCTGTCAGCTCAGGGACAACATTTCGACCAATCCGTTCCCGTATGACACTATCGCGCAGGAAATCTATCCGGGACCGTCCATTGCGGCCGCCCGAAACTCGGACCCGGATATTACCTTCACGAATGTGACCCAATCCGGTTTCGAGTATCAGCCCACGGCACTGATGTCCGGCGAACCGTGGGAAGAGCTGCTCGCTAAAAAAGCGGATCTCTACAGTGGCTGCAATGCGATTCCGGTGGATGGGGTGACCCTTTCTCAGACCGGTTTGAGTGTGTATGTGGCAACACGTGCGACGCTCAGTGCCACCGTTTCTCCGGCCAATGCAACGGACCAAACGGTGAATTGGATCTCAGACGATCCGGAGGTGGCGATCGTCAGTGAAGACGGGGTGGTCACCGGTGTCGGTCCGGGGACTTGCACGATCACGGCGCGTTCCGTTGACTGGGGCTGGTTTGATACCTGTTCCGTTACGGTTTCCGGAGGCGGGGGCGGCAGCTGGGCCCAGGTTTCGAGCAATGACTTTGAATCCGGGTGGGGCGACTGGGTTTCCGGAGGCGCTGATGCCATGATGTACACCAACATTCCGCTCTCTGCTGAAACGTATTATGCATGGGCTGACCAGTGCGTAAACCTGCGGGACGATACAGCCTCATCGCATGTTCTGCTGAACAACCGTCTGGATGTAACCGGGTACAGTGATTTGCGCGTCGATCTGTCGCTTGTATCGCTTGGATTCACCTCAGGAGAAGCGCTTTACCTTGATTTCAGTCATGACGGAGGAACCAATTGGACCGAAGCCGGAGCCTTTGTTCATGGAGCCGACTTCAACAACAATATACGTGAAGAACTGAGATTTTCTGTTAACAGCGGAACCTTCGGTTTTACGGATGATGTAAAGCTGCGTCTCCGCAGCGGCGGGGCTGATTCGACTCATCAGCTCTATATTGATAATGTGACGGTTTCCGGCAAAGACGGCTCCTGGATCGAACTGCTCGATGATGACTTTAAATCGGGTTTCGGAAACTGGGTTTCCGGAGGGGAAGATGCAACCCTCTATGAAAATATTGTGGCAACGTATCATGCGGTCGATTCGAAGTGCATCAATCTCCAGGATAATACTTCGACGTCGCATATGCGCCTTTCAAATCCGCTGAACCTGACGCATGCCGCAGCTCTGAAACTGGATTTTTTAATGCAGTCTTCCGGGTTTGGAAAATCTCATGAGCTGCTGGTGGAATTCAGCGATGACGACGGAATAACGTGGACCGCGGCGAAAAACTATCTGTATGATTTTGAATTCGAAAACGGGGAGCGAGAAGCATTTTCCCTTATTCTTGATGATGAGAACTTCAACTTTACATCCAATGCCAACATTCGGATTCGCTGTAACGCGGCGAATGATAATGATGACGTGTACGTAGACCATGTGGTTATCTCAACATTTACCCCGTCCGGCTGGGGACAATATCTCCACGACCATGGTCTGAGTGGTTTATCCACCAATGACACCGATAATGACGGTGCATCCGATATCTACGAATATGCCCTCGGCGGAAATCCGACGAACGATACGGATACGGGTACGGCTCCATCTGTCATCTATCATCCGGACAACACCGTCAGCTATTCTCATCTTGAAGTCACCGGCAGTAATCCCGGCATCACTTACATCAGCGAATGGACGGACGATCTGGTAACAGGGGGGTGGAGCAACTCGTGGGATGCCGTAAACAGTACGGATTCAGCCGATCCCGATTACCGTCGAATCGAACGGGAAATCGATGGCGATTCCCATGAACACCTGTTTTTTCGGCTGCAGATTGCTCAACCGTAG
- a CDS encoding alpha-amylase family protein, which produces MSMAGAVLGAESPEDTARLKIKNLQTLINAAEKKGIDVQQEEMTVRTAEVFLKYADWDEAHIEENAGYFKDFRIYKDNAQQLAEELPDFERNDVIKMLDESGVYLQQLIRGRAVRKPSPRIDWAGVTHDGDQLMFKQRPVFLADYTWKPDLPELNEFFGQQDGFYISPTQITDESGAINPSILKELKSKSDGKPGFIFINHGALPKWVTKKYGEAFTQFEGAPFHAYDIDHPGARDMISMLLKGTVPSMAGKKYTELGYMLCNEPRWITYKNGGKKVFYTGGVSDYTKKKFKVWLKKKHGSIAGLNRHWKTSFSGFDQVQLDIPIDISMVGTAQWYDWNAFNDDRVLEWFQFMKAELRKNDPAAKVHLKIMPSFFTDNDPCTGIDLEALTEMSEIIGNDCAAQYNNLRETAEWEEHYAFGWRELYMAYDFLKSVNPGQIVYNTESHLLSTGYSRDLYMDPAYARAVTWAAHTLGLSASQIWFWPRREDGSIRKRVGKGYPGSNNQQPRVTQAIHSTMMDLNAYSEEIIAMQRQRKPLRIFYSKTAAIQQRDYMDRIFDLYESLNFSGVSLGFATKNIITRHDNRSWEAILVHQSERVTLAEHAALQRYLDHGGTVILGPNSLKSNEYGEVLPSLIPGNGVLLQVGSRAEIKETALGLLADRNQLPEVEVMETNENGTKGCTWKCIKNSSGNIVISLVNLGNTDATINLQFRKADTQFRCRDLIHGTSISSAPVLKPYEVLFMEIQVAADQ; this is translated from the coding sequence ATGAGTATGGCGGGAGCGGTGCTGGGTGCGGAATCGCCGGAAGATACCGCTCGGTTAAAGATTAAAAATCTGCAGACGCTCATTAACGCGGCAGAGAAAAAGGGTATTGATGTACAGCAGGAAGAAATGACTGTGCGGACGGCAGAGGTGTTTTTAAAATACGCCGACTGGGACGAAGCTCATATTGAAGAAAACGCCGGCTACTTTAAAGACTTCCGGATCTATAAAGACAATGCGCAGCAGCTTGCGGAAGAACTGCCCGATTTTGAGCGGAACGATGTTATCAAAATGCTCGATGAATCCGGTGTTTACCTGCAACAGCTGATTCGAGGCCGGGCTGTTCGCAAACCGTCTCCCCGAATTGACTGGGCCGGTGTGACTCACGATGGCGACCAGCTGATGTTTAAACAACGTCCGGTTTTTCTGGCTGATTATACGTGGAAGCCTGATCTGCCGGAGCTGAATGAATTTTTCGGTCAGCAGGACGGATTTTACATCAGCCCAACGCAGATTACTGACGAGAGCGGAGCAATCAACCCATCCATTCTGAAAGAGCTGAAGAGTAAGTCGGACGGGAAGCCGGGCTTTATCTTTATCAATCATGGGGCTCTCCCGAAATGGGTGACAAAAAAATACGGGGAAGCCTTCACTCAGTTCGAGGGCGCTCCTTTTCACGCGTATGATATCGATCATCCCGGTGCGCGGGACATGATATCAATGCTGTTGAAAGGCACTGTTCCGAGCATGGCCGGAAAAAAATATACCGAGCTGGGCTATATGCTGTGTAATGAGCCGCGCTGGATCACTTATAAAAACGGCGGAAAGAAAGTTTTTTATACGGGCGGCGTTTCCGACTACACAAAGAAAAAGTTTAAGGTCTGGCTGAAGAAAAAGCATGGTTCAATTGCCGGGCTGAACCGGCATTGGAAAACGTCTTTTTCCGGATTTGATCAGGTGCAGCTTGATATTCCAATCGATATTTCAATGGTGGGCACCGCGCAATGGTACGACTGGAATGCATTTAATGATGACCGCGTACTGGAGTGGTTCCAGTTCATGAAAGCAGAGCTGCGCAAAAATGATCCGGCGGCCAAAGTACACCTTAAAATCATGCCGTCCTTTTTTACCGACAACGATCCCTGCACCGGCATTGATTTAGAGGCGCTCACGGAGATGAGCGAAATCATCGGGAACGACTGTGCCGCTCAATACAACAATCTTCGGGAAACCGCTGAATGGGAAGAACACTATGCCTTCGGGTGGCGCGAACTTTACATGGCGTATGATTTTCTGAAGTCGGTGAATCCCGGACAGATTGTGTACAACACGGAGAGTCACCTGCTCTCCACCGGATACTCCAGAGATCTCTACATGGATCCCGCTTATGCCCGGGCAGTGACCTGGGCGGCACATACGCTGGGCCTGAGTGCTTCCCAGATCTGGTTCTGGCCCCGCCGGGAAGACGGATCTATTCGGAAGCGGGTAGGGAAAGGCTATCCGGGGTCAAATAATCAGCAGCCGCGCGTAACGCAGGCCATCCACAGCACTATGATGGACCTGAATGCCTACAGCGAAGAGATTATCGCTATGCAGCGGCAGCGGAAACCGCTTCGTATTTTTTATTCTAAAACTGCTGCCATCCAGCAGCGGGATTATATGGATAGAATTTTTGACCTGTATGAATCCCTGAACTTCAGCGGAGTCTCACTGGGGTTTGCCACGAAAAATATTATTACACGGCATGACAACCGCAGCTGGGAGGCCATTCTGGTGCACCAATCAGAACGGGTAACGTTGGCAGAGCACGCAGCATTGCAGCGTTATCTCGATCATGGCGGAACCGTGATTCTGGGTCCGAACAGCCTTAAAAGTAATGAATATGGAGAGGTTCTTCCGTCCCTGATTCCCGGCAATGGAGTCTTGCTGCAGGTCGGTTCGCGGGCCGAGATTAAAGAGACCGCGTTGGGTTTACTGGCCGATCGCAATCAGCTGCCAGAAGTTGAGGTGATGGAAACCAATGAAAACGGGACCAAGGGGTGCACTTGGAAATGCATTAAAAACAGTTCCGGAAATATTGTGATTTCGTTGGTTAACCTGGGAAATACGGATGCCACGATTAACCTGCAGTTCAGGAAGGCCGACACGCAGTTTCGTTGTCGTGATCTGATCCATGGCACCTCCATCTCATCAGCGCCGGTTCTTAAACCCTATGAAGTGCTCTTCATGGAAATTCAGGTGGCTGCCGATCAGTAA